A single Danio aesculapii chromosome 19, fDanAes4.1, whole genome shotgun sequence DNA region contains:
- the tomm40l gene encoding mitochondrial import receptor subunit TOM40B, producing MGSVLAASAPSPPPPGPGTQGLVSVPPGFTMPSVSPVPAPTSSLAGQQETEPTLPNPGGFEECHRKCKEVFPVQMEGVRLTVNKGLSNHFQVNHTVLLSTQADSSYRFGATYVGTKQTGPGEAFPVMVGDMDNTGSLNAQIIHQITDRVRSKFAFQTQQQKFVNWQGDTELKGEDFTAAVTFGNPDVLMGSGIVVAHYLQSVTSSLALGGELVYHRRPGEEGTVMSLAGRYTGSNFIATLTLGGAGVHASYYHKANDQLQVGVEYEASTRMQDTSVTFGYQLDVPKANLVFKGSLDSNWVIGANLEKKLLPLPLSLALSAFLDHRKNKFQCGFGITIG from the exons ATGGGCAGTGTGTTGGCTGCCAGCGCCCCCAGCCCACCTCCCCCAGGGCCAGGTACCCAAGGTTTGGTGTCGGTGCCTCCGGGATTCACGATGCCCTCCGTCTCACCGGTCCCTGCCCCTACCAGCTCTTTGGCCGGGCAGCAGGAGACCGAGCCTACCCTTCCAAACCCTGGAGGATTTGAAGAGTGCCATCGCAAATGCAAAG AGGTTTTTCCAGTGCAGATGGAGGGTGTCAGACTAACAGTGAACAAGGGCTTGAGCAATCACTTCCAG GTGAACCACACAGTGTTGCTAAGCACTCAAGCAGATTCCAGCTACCGATTTGGAGCTACTTATGTGGGAACCAAGCAAACAGGACCAGGAGAG GCCTTTCCCGTCATGGTTGGTGATATGGACAACACAGGGAGCTTAAATGCACAGATTATTCATCAGATCACAGACAGAGTACGCTCTAAATTCGCCTTCCAG ACTCAGCAGCAGAAATTTGTGAACTGGCAAGGAGACACTGAACTGAAAGGAGAAGATTTTACTGCTGCTGTGACTTTTGGAAACCCAGATGTGTTGATGGGATCAG GAATTGTTGTAGCTCATTATCTCCAGTCTGTGACTTCATCGTTGGCATTAGGAGGAGAGCTGGTGTACCATCGACGGCCAGGAGAGGAGGGCACAGTCATGTCTCTGGCTGGCAGATATACAG GCAGCAACTTCATCGCCACATTGACACTAGGAGGAGCTGGAGTTCATGCATCTTATTACCACAAAGCCAACGATCAG TTGCAGGTTGGAGTGGAGTATGAAGCGAGCACTCGCATGCAGGACACTAGTGTAACGTTTGGGTATCAGCTGGATGTCCCTAAAGCCAACCTGGTCTTTAAAG GTTCTTTAGACAGTAACTGGGTGATTGGAGCCAATCTGGAGAAGAAGCTTCTGCCTCTGCCTCTATCGCTGGCCCTCAGTGCGTTCCTGGACCACAGAAAAAACAAGTTCCAGTGTGGCTTTGGCATCACCATTGGTTAA
- the apoa4a gene encoding apolipoprotein A-IV a yields the protein MKVLVVFVIAAFSSCHANMMWQDQPMPSMDLVKNAFWNYVSQATLTAEETLQMIRNSELGQEINDRISKSTDAINKYTLAIQSQVTPLTQELLTKLSQEADQLKLHLELEITSAQTQLKPYVEEIKVDIEEQIERLKKDVVPYAEALNPEAMRSTLIQRADELKAKLETSLMAMGSQSEELKQKLEHHFVEFQMSMSPLAQSFQSQLAQRSQELQKNLAPYSEELTKLDPLAQDLKDQLTALWESFAKDKQS from the exons ATGAAAGTCCTTGTAGTATTTGTCATCGCAGCTTTCTCTA GCTGTCATGCCAATATGATGTGGCAGGACCAACCAATGCCCAGCATGGACCTGGTGAAAAACGCATTCTGGAATTATGTGTCTCAAGCGACCCTCACAGCTGAGGAAACACTTCAGATGATCAGAAACTCAGAGCTGGGTCAAGAAATCAA TGACAGGATCTCCAAAAGCACAGATGCCATTAACAAATACACCCTGGCCATTCAAAGTCAGGTCACACCTCTGACCCAAGAACTGCTCACCAAACTGTCCCAGGAGGCAGATCAGCTGAAACTGCATCTGGAGCTAGAAATTACCTCAGCACAGACCCAGCTCAAGCCTTACGTTGAAGAAATCAAAGTGGACATTGAGGAGCAGATCGAGCGGCTGAAGAAGGACGTGGTCCCGTATGCAGAGGCCCTAAACCCTGAAGCCATGAGGTCTACTCTGATCCAGCGGGCTGACGAGCTGAAGGCAAAGCTGGAGACAAGTTTAATGGCAATGGGTTCTCAGAGCGAGGAGCTGAAGCAGAAGCTGGAGCACCACTTTGTGGAGTTTCAGATGAGCATGTCTCCATTGGCTCAGAGCTTTCAGAGTCAGCTAGCCCAGAGAAGTCAGGAGCTCCAGAAGAATCTGGCTCCCTATTCTGAAGAGCTGACCAAACTGGATCCGCTCGCTCAGGATCTGAAGGACCAGCTGACTGCCCTCTGGGAGTCCTTTGCCAAGGATAAACAATCGTAA